One window from the genome of Alnus glutinosa chromosome 13, dhAlnGlut1.1, whole genome shotgun sequence encodes:
- the LOC133853631 gene encoding disease resistance protein RPV1-like: MDRREGQATTATPSSKTEVPVVEDPEKDVQLPNSMAIQTLPSPSKPRRSHDVFLSFRGEDTRKNFTDHLYTALDQAGIRTFRDDNEQLPTGNDISTELLNVIQGSRISIVIFSKNYASSTWCLNELVEIVHCKNTIGHTLIPIFYHVDPSEVRKQTGTFEKAFAKHEEQFHTDMKRVGRWRQALTEAANCFGLDLKNANGYEARLVQKILKDVSRKMSSKRWESRECNCGTKTYLTTSYTKDNLGRRFFGCSRYKERSRCSFFEWFDPPICARGGKLILDMRKRIKSLEEQLRKQAAKLRRARVRLIVS; encoded by the exons ATGGATCGCCGCGAAGGCCAAGCCACCACAGCGACACCAAGCTCGAAGACTGAAGTTCCCGTCGTCGAAGACCCAGAAAAAGACG TCCAATTGCCAAACTCAATGGCTATTCAAACCCTTCCATCACCTTCAAAACCTCGTCGGAGTCATGACGTTTTCTTAAGTTTTAGAGGTGAAGATACCCGAAAAAACTTCACCGATCACCTTTACACAGCCTTGGATCAAGCCGGAATTCGCACCTTCCGAGATGACAATGAGCAGCTTCCAACAGGGAATGACATATCTACCGAACTGCTCAATGTAATACAAGGATCAAGGATTTCTATTGTGATTTTCTCCAAAAACTATGCTTCCTCCACTTGGTGCCTTAACGAGCTTGTGGAGATAGTTCACTGTAAGAATACCATAGGCCACACTCTTATTCCTATTTTTTATCACGTGGACCCCTCGGAAGTCCGAAAACAGACTGGGACTTTTGAGAAAGCATTTGCTAAGCATGAAGAGCAGTTTCACACCGATATGAAGAGGGTGGGGAGGTGGAGACAAGCTCTTACCGAAGCTGCGAACTGTTTCGGCTTGGATCTGAAGAATGCAAACGG GTATGAAGCAAGGCTCGTCCAGAAGATCCTTAAAGACGTTTCGCGTAAG ATGTCATCAAAACGTTGGGAGTCGCGGGAATGCAACTGTGGTACAAAAACATATCTAACGACTTCATATACCAAAGACAATCTGGGAAGGCGGTTTTTTGGATGCTCTCGATATAAAGAAAGATCACGTTGCTCTTTTTTTGAATGGTTTGACCCTCCTATTTGTGCACGCGGCGGCAAGCTTATACTTGATATGAGAAAAAGGATTAAGAGTTTGGAAGAACAACTTCGTAAGCAAGCGGCAAAATTAAGGCGTGCACGTGTCCGTTTAATTGTGTCATAG